A stretch of the Nitrospirota bacterium genome encodes the following:
- the pilQ gene encoding type IV pilus secretin PilQ, with amino-acid sequence MGPALHEAGLPVRTRAHAGIVGQIEVKRGENQVTVLVSGEGSFKYRDRLIDGHRLVLDLPNAASAVRFPILAVDHELLKQIRIGNHPDKIRLVFDLPQPARYDVRLENGQVVVNLMRRPEPAFPAVSGTTVMRDLERAAQAIGATKAAGDAGNKPAFKPILWSERPVRRAVAPRLVQMATEPDDKESKESREPDIVTGQTRFVGRRISLDFQQADITNVLRLIAEVSGFNIVVGEGVKAKVTMKLVSVPWDQALDMLLRMNGLGMIKQGNIVWVDTLSNIAKQQDDEARVKESKTKAEPLVTRVFYIRNVNAQELMTSLRQYLSPRGTMNFNVASNALVVKDAESQIAVVKQLVEGLDLESPQVQIEARIVQADTTYSRSLGIQWGMQSLNSGPSFGVANFRTGAGTTLTGTSTAFGSGKELSDAATNFLVNLPAAVSGLSAIPGAGFTFGKADGALLDLRLSAGELLGLTKVIAAPKVTTLDKRDAKIAQGESIPFQTTSLQGTQTTFVDANLELNVTPQITSRDPKEIGKQILLKVRATRNAVGARSNPAGPSIDRREATTQVLVRDGETMVIGGVFVDTQTNTVAGVPYLSRIPVLGWLFKNKTESVTKQELLIFLTPTIVKSS; translated from the coding sequence ATGGGACCAGCGTTGCACGAAGCGGGCTTGCCAGTTCGGACACGTGCGCATGCCGGGATCGTCGGGCAAATCGAAGTGAAACGTGGCGAAAATCAGGTCACCGTGCTCGTCTCCGGCGAAGGTTCGTTCAAATATCGCGACCGGTTGATTGACGGCCATCGCCTCGTCCTGGACCTGCCCAATGCGGCATCGGCCGTCCGGTTCCCGATTCTCGCCGTCGACCATGAACTCTTGAAGCAGATCAGGATCGGCAACCATCCGGATAAGATTCGGCTGGTGTTCGATCTGCCTCAGCCAGCTCGATATGACGTGCGTCTCGAAAACGGGCAGGTCGTCGTCAACTTGATGCGCCGGCCGGAGCCGGCGTTCCCCGCTGTTTCAGGAACCACAGTGATGCGCGATCTGGAACGAGCCGCTCAGGCGATTGGGGCGACGAAAGCGGCGGGCGACGCCGGCAACAAACCGGCGTTCAAACCGATCCTCTGGTCCGAACGCCCTGTTCGGCGTGCGGTCGCGCCTCGACTCGTGCAAATGGCGACGGAACCGGACGACAAAGAGAGCAAGGAAAGCAGGGAGCCCGACATCGTGACCGGCCAAACCCGGTTTGTCGGCCGGAGAATTTCGCTCGATTTTCAACAGGCCGACATCACGAACGTGCTGCGTCTGATCGCCGAGGTCAGCGGGTTCAACATCGTGGTGGGAGAAGGGGTCAAGGCCAAAGTCACCATGAAACTGGTCAGCGTGCCTTGGGACCAGGCGTTGGACATGTTGCTGCGCATGAACGGCTTGGGCATGATCAAACAAGGCAACATCGTCTGGGTCGATACCTTGTCCAACATCGCCAAGCAACAAGACGACGAAGCGCGGGTCAAGGAATCCAAGACAAAAGCGGAGCCGTTGGTCACGCGGGTCTTTTATATTCGCAATGTCAACGCCCAGGAGCTCATGACCTCGTTGCGACAGTACCTGAGCCCGCGGGGCACCATGAACTTCAATGTCGCCAGCAATGCGCTGGTGGTGAAGGATGCCGAATCGCAGATAGCGGTCGTGAAGCAATTGGTCGAAGGTTTGGACTTGGAGTCGCCGCAAGTGCAGATCGAGGCGCGGATCGTTCAGGCGGACACGACGTATTCTCGATCCTTGGGTATTCAATGGGGAATGCAAAGCCTGAATTCTGGACCATCGTTTGGAGTGGCAAATTTTCGAACTGGTGCTGGAACCACTCTGACCGGCACGTCAACTGCCTTTGGGAGCGGAAAAGAACTAAGCGATGCGGCAACCAACTTTCTTGTAAATCTTCCCGCGGCTGTCTCGGGACTTTCAGCGATTCCCGGGGCAGGTTTCACGTTCGGCAAAGCCGACGGAGCTCTGCTCGATCTCAGGCTCTCGGCCGGCGAGTTGCTCGGTTTGACCAAAGTCATCGCGGCGCCCAAGGTCACGACCCTGGACAAGCGAGATGCGAAGATCGCGCAGGGCGAATCGATCCCTTTCCAGACGACGTCGCTGCAGGGGACGCAAACGACCTTCGTGGACGCGAATCTGGAGCTGAATGTGACGCCGCAGATTACCTCTCGCGATCCCAAAGAGATCGGAAAGCAGATTCTGCTGAAGGTCCGGGCGACCCGGAACGCGGTCGGGGCGAGGAGCAATCCGGCCGGGCCCAGCATCGATCGGCGTGAGGCCACCACCCAAGTGCTGGTCCGGGACGGGGAGACCATGGTTATCGGCGGTGTGTTTGTCGATACCCAGACCAATACGGTGGCGGGGGTTCCGTATCTGTCCCGCATTCCGGTCCTCGGCTGGCTCTTTAAGAATAAAACCGAGAGTGTAACCAAACAGGAACTGCTCATCTTCTTGACGCCGACCATCGTGAAGAGTTCTTGA
- a CDS encoding pilus assembly protein PilP produces the protein MASGLLIRRSYGKNLARSGCPLTLAVVLGWGVVVWVGLFGCDHALSQDAAAAQHMGQINQMRPDSLKVTPMTDVPRQAPSSVAASPPIEPIGSPGEPALPAGTGGFSYDPSGRRDPFAPIVQQGQGVGPADENLPPLQRVGLTELTLIGIVWGAYGYTAMVQTPDGKGYAVRRGTRIGPNNGVVSAITERGIIVQERFTDIYGKKQEREYVKLLHAKEGPE, from the coding sequence ATGGCCAGCGGATTATTGATAAGGCGATCGTATGGGAAGAATCTCGCCAGGAGCGGATGTCCGTTGACGCTCGCCGTTGTCCTTGGCTGGGGCGTCGTCGTTTGGGTTGGGCTGTTCGGGTGCGATCACGCCCTCTCGCAGGATGCCGCCGCAGCTCAGCACATGGGACAGATCAACCAGATGAGGCCCGACTCGCTGAAAGTGACCCCGATGACGGATGTGCCTAGACAGGCTCCGAGCAGTGTTGCGGCATCACCGCCGATCGAGCCGATCGGGTCGCCCGGTGAGCCCGCTCTGCCGGCCGGCACGGGCGGATTCTCGTACGACCCCTCCGGGCGGCGCGATCCCTTTGCGCCCATCGTGCAGCAGGGGCAGGGAGTAGGTCCGGCGGATGAGAATTTACCCCCGCTTCAACGGGTCGGCCTGACCGAGTTAACCCTCATTGGAATCGTCTGGGGCGCGTACGGGTACACCGCGATGGTGCAGACTCCGGATGGGAAAGGCTATGCGGTCCGACGCGGGACGCGCATTGGTCCGAACAACGGCGTGGTCAGCGCGATTACGGAGCGAGGCATCATCGTGCAGGAACGGTTCACGGACATTTATGGAAAAAAGCAGGAGCGGGAATACGTCAAGCTTCTGCATGCGAAAGAGGGCCCAGAATGA